The Lepeophtheirus salmonis chromosome 1, UVic_Lsal_1.4, whole genome shotgun sequence genome has a segment encoding these proteins:
- the eIF3b gene encoding eukaryotic translation initiation factor 3 subunit B, translating into MDGDIDRRDRDFDYMSDGDYGEEPDFSDPEDYSDDICDEELLEDIWDQKPKESDGFDSVIVVDGIPCIAPDRHDKLKNIIRKLYSKFGNVINEHYPLGSKNETKGYVFLEFDNHESAVEAVQATDGTCLDKSHTFLVNLFSDFVKYETIPEEWEEPKPEPYQDQGNLKSWLLDQDACDQFSVVSDGGKIVSVISNTVPEAKTLHTRTRWTESFIKWSPLGTYLATLHSKGVALWGGEDFHQIARFSHRGVQYIDFSPNENYLVTFNARAVMGTEPCIVIWETRTRTNKRIFNVDASVLNDWPIFLWSHNDKYFARISEGVLSVYETPSCGLLDKKSIKVPGMMKFSWSPTDNILGYWVAEDKDVPARVTLIEIPSRKEIRVKNLFNVANCQMHWQKSGDYLCVMVDRYSKLRKEKGHKYAGIYYNFEIFHMREKQIPVDGIEIKETVSAVAWEPVGDKLAIIHGEQSNMNVSFYGVKSTPVLLKKYERKSVNHLFWSPTGQFVVIAGLRSLNGVMEFVDTSDFTSMNSGDHFMCTDIEWDPTGRYIMTGVSYWCHKVDNGYWLWSFQGKILKRFSMDQFYQLCWRPRPPTLLSSEKISEVKKNLKKYSVVFDAKDRTRMSTASKELMEKRQAKYKEYEEYRSAKMEEYIEMHAQRLELRNGMDTDKIEAENAEMEEEIVEFLVKEQQIVMD; encoded by the coding sequence ATGGACGGGGATATTGATCGTCGAGACCGAGATTTCGATTATATGTCTGATGGAGATTATGGAGAAGAGCCTGACTTTTCGGATCCTGAAGATTATAGTGATGATATCTGTGATGAGGAGCTCTTGGAAGATATTTGGGATCAAAAGCCTAAGGAGTCTGACGGTTTCGACTCTGTGATCGTTGTGGATGGAATCCCTTGTATCGCTCCTGATCGGCACGATAAGCTGAAGAACATAATTCGCAAGTTGTACTCCAAGTTTGGGAATGTGATCAATGAGCACTATCCTTTGGGGAGCAAGAACGAGACGAAGGGCTACGTTTTCCTTGAGTTTGACAATCATGAGTCTGCAGTGGAGGCTGTTCAAGCCACGGACGGAACTTGCCTGGATAAATCTCACACATTCCTTGTGAATCTCTTCTCCGACTTCGTCAAGTATGAAACTATCCCTGAAGAGTGGGAAGAGCCCAAGCCTGAGCCATATCAAGATCAAGGAAATCTTAAGTCATGGCTCTTGGACCAAGATGCTTGTGATCAATTCTCTGTCGTTTCTGATGGAGGCAAAATTGTATCTGTTATTAGCAACACTGTTCCGGAGGCAAAGACTCTTCATACTCGTACTCGATGGACAGAGTCCTTTATCAAATGGAGTCCACTGGGTACATATTTGGCCACGCTTCACTCTAAGGGTGTGGCGCTTTGGGGAGGAGAGGACTTTCATCAAATTGCTCGCTTCTCCCATCGGGGTGTGCAATATATTGACTTTTCTCCAAATGAGAATTACTTAGTTACGTTTAACGCTAGGGCTGTAATGGGCACTGAACCATGCATTGTCATATGGGAAACTCGTACACGAACGAATAAGAGAATATTTAATGTTGATGCCAGTGTTTTGAATGATTGGCCAATTTTCCTTTGGTCGCATAACGATAAATATTTTGCTAGGATATCAGAAGGGGTTTTGAGTGTATATGAGACACCCTCATGTGGTCTATTAGACAAGAAATCAATCAAAGTTCCTGGGATGATGAAGTTCTCTTGGTCTCCAACAGATAATATTTTAGGTTATTGGGTTGCTGAAGATAAGGATGTTCCTGCTCGAGTTACTCTTATTGAGATTCCTTCTCGTAAAGAAATCCGtgttaaaaatctatttaacgTTGCAAATTGCCAAATGCATTGGCAAAAATCTGGAGACTACTTATGCGTGATGGTTGACCGCTACTCCAAATTAAGAAAGGAAAAGGGTCATAAATATGCTGGAATCTAttataactttgaaattttCCACATGCGTGAAAAACAAATCCCTGTTGATGGTATCGAGATCAAAGAGACGGTTTCTGCTGTTGCCTGGGAGCCTGTCGGTGACAAGTTAGCTATCATTCATGGTGAACAATCCAACATGAATGTAAGCTTTTATGGAGTCAAGTCCACTCCtgttttactcaaaaaatatgaaaggaaaAGTGTAAACCATCTGTTTTGGAGCCCTACGGGCCAATTCGTAGTCATTGCTGGTCTTAGAAGCTTAAACGGAGTGATGGAATTCGTCGATACGTCTGATTTTACTAGCATGAACAGTGGAGATCATTTCATGTGCACGGATATCGAGTGGGATCCTACTGGAAGGTATATTATGACTGGCGTATCCTACTGGTGTCACAAAGTTGACAATGGTTATTGGCTTTGGTCATTCCAAGGAAAGATCCTTAAACGGTTTTCCATGGATCAATTCTATCAACTTTGTTGGAGACCTCGACCACCTACGCTTCTCAGCTCGGAAAAAATATCGGAAGtcaaaaagaatttgaaaaagtattctGTTGTCTTTGATGCTAAGGACCGTACAAGAATGAGCACTGCTTCTAAGGAGCTCATGGAAAAACGACAAGCGAAGTATAAAGAATATGAAGAGTATCGCTCAGCTAAAATGGAAGAATACATTGAAATGCATGCTCAACGTCTTGAACTTAGAAATGGTATGGATACGGATAAGATTGAAGCCGAAAATGCAGAAATGGAAGAagaaattgttgaatttttggTTAAGGAGCAACAAATCGTTATGGATTAA